CCCCTCTCTCTACCATgccactattattatttttcttactgCTCCTACCCTCTCTCCACCTAGCTTCCACTCCTTCATCAAATGTTTCTTCCTGTGGCAATACCCAAACTGGAAACTGTGTAGATGGAGTTCTCCTACCTGCTTGGCTACCTCATCCACCTTCCACTGGTGACCGGGCAGCTCGTGCCATAGTATACTTTGTTGCCCTGGTCTACATGTTTTTGGGAATGTCCATAATAGCTGATCGTTTTATGGCATCCATTGAGGTCATCACTTCTCAGGAACGCAGAATCACTTTCCGAAAGCCCAATGGAGAGGTGACAGTGACAAGTGTACGTTTATGGAATGAGACTGTTTCCAATCTCACACTGATGGCCTTAGGTTCTTCTGCACCCGAGATCCTGCTTTCTATAATTGAAATTGTTGGGAGAAGATTTGAGGCAGGTGACATGGGCCCAAGCACAATTGTGGGATCAGCTGCCTTTAACATGTTTGTAATTATCGGCCTTTGTGTAGCAGTGGTCCCAGATGGGGAGAGCAGACGTATCCGTCACCCACGTGTGTTTGCTGTTACTGCATTTTGGAGTGTCTTTGCTTATGTGTGGCTTTTCGTAATCTTGTCCTGGTCTTCACCAGGAGAAGTTGAGGTATGGGAGGCCCTGTTGACATTCCTTTTCTTTCCGTTGTGCGTCTTACAAGCTTGGCTGGCAGATCGACGTCTCCTTTTTTATCGCTATGCAGGACgagggagagaggggaaagCAAAGTATAGGGCTGGTAAAAGCCGGGGGGTGCTGGTGGGTGCAGAGGACACAGTAGGACAGGAGGCAGGAGATTTTAGAATGGCTGGAGGAGGAACAGATTTGGAAAGTGATGTGGAAGAAGAAGAACGGCGAGATATGGCCAGGGTATTTAAGGACATGCGTCAACGATATCCCGGCAAGGACATGGAGCAGTTAATGGAGCTAGCCAATTACCAAGTGCTTGTTCAACAACAGAAGAGCCGGGCTTTTTATAGGATTCAGGCCACCAGGATGATGATTGGTGCAGGCAATGTGTTAAAGAAGCATGCAGCAGACCAAGCAAGGAGGGCTCTTAGTGGTAAAAGTACAAGGTGTGGTTCTGGGGCAGGGCTTGCAGAGGATCAGGGACACTGGACAGAAATAGAGTTTGAGCACACTCATTACCAGTGCTTTGAAAACTGTGGAACGGTTAGTTTGTGGGTGGTGTGTAAAAGAGCAGAGGATGGTGGTGCTGTGCAGGTTGATTATAGAACAGAGGATGGCACAGCCAATGCAGGTTCAGATTATGAATCAGCAGAGGGTACATTAATATTTCAAGCTGGTGAAGTGAAAAAGGAATTACGTTTAGGCATAATTGATGATGATGTATTTGAGGAGGATGAGCATTTCTATGTACAGCTGAGCAACCCTCGGAGAGCAAGGGGGGTTAGAGAAGGACAGGGCAGGGTAAGGTTGGGAACTGGGAAGAGAGCTACTGTGACTATATTTGATGATGATCATGCTGGTATCTTCAGCTTTGAGACTGGAAGTATGAGGGTGAGTGAGAGCATTGGCACAATGAGGGCTAAAGTTGTGAGGGGATCAGGGGCACGAGGCAAAGTAGTCATACCCTACAGGACCAGCGAGGGAACTGCCAAGGCAGGAGAGGACTACCTAGAAGTTACAGGAAAGGTGGAGTTTCAGAACGACGAGACTATGTGAGTACTTTctttaacatttatatatagtaaTGTAATCTGTATTACTGCCTAACAATTATGTGAACACCTACATGTTGACCCTTAAAATGAATATGATCTGTAACTGGATCACTGTGTGCACACTTTACCAcattagctatgcattatgaatggCCAACTGGTCCCTTCTTAATAGGACACATTTACTGGGTTTAATGAATTGTTGAATAGGGAATTCAGTACCATGAGGGAGCCAGGTACATGAGgagctttatttatatgttttagtgAGATCTGAAAAAGTGCAAAATTCATATTCATAACATaaaaggatgttaaaaacaaacagcagaataaaacaaaaactttgaaaaaaaatgcatttcttgtttttatttcccaacttgccccccccagttatgcacatttgaacccaggcttgccacactgcctcccaaatatgccttatacaccctgatatgccactccaccctccccacacatgccttatatactctatatgccttataccc
The nucleotide sequence above comes from Spea bombifrons isolate aSpeBom1 chromosome 10, aSpeBom1.2.pri, whole genome shotgun sequence. Encoded proteins:
- the LOC128467386 gene encoding sodium/calcium exchanger 1-like isoform X2, which translates into the protein MPLLLFFLLLLPSLHLASTPSSNVSSCGNTQTGNCVDGVLLPAWLPHPPSTGDRAARAIVYFVALVYMFLGMSIIADRFMASIEVITSQERRITFRKPNGEVTVTSVRLWNETVSNLTLMALGSSAPEILLSIIEIVGRRFEAGDMGPSTIVGSAAFNMFVIIGLCVAVVPDGESRRIRHPRVFAVTAFWSVFAYVWLFVILSWSSPGEVEVWEALLTFLFFPLCVLQAWLADRRLLFYRYAGRGREGKAKYRAGKSRGVLVGAEDTVGQEAGDFRMAGGGTDLESDVEEEERRDMARVFKDMRQRYPGKDMEQLMELANYQVLVQQQKSRAFYRIQATRMMIGAGNVLKKHAADQARRALSGKSTRCGSGAGLAEDQGHWTEIEFEHTHYQCFENCGTVSLWVVCKRAEDGGAVQVDYRTEDGTANAGSDYESAEGTLIFQAGEVKKELRLGIIDDDVFEEDEHFYVQLSNPRRARGVREGQGRVRLGTGKRATVTIFDDDHAGIFSFETGSMRVSESIGTMRAKVVRGSGARGKVVIPYRTSEGTAKAGEDYLEVTGKVEFQNDETMRFIEIQIIDDEEYEKNKNFFIELGEPEIQRGGDTSKKWVVPNKGSEEIAGSPSLGEHWKMEVIIEESYEFKSTVDKLIKKANLALVVGSSSWREQFVSAVTVSADTFASKVAAVQDPFADASIGNVTGSNAVNVFLGLGIAWSIAAIYWAGKGQTFLVDPGSLAFSVTLFTGLSIICLSTLLYRRRQAIGGELGGPWIPKVFTSLLFLSLWLLYILLASLEAYCHIKGF
- the LOC128467386 gene encoding sodium/calcium exchanger 1-like isoform X1 — protein: MPLLLFFLLLLPSLHLASTPSSNVSSCGNTQTGNCVDGVLLPAWLPHPPSTGDRAARAIVYFVALVYMFLGMSIIADRFMASIEVITSQERRITFRKPNGEVTVTSVRLWNETVSNLTLMALGSSAPEILLSIIEIVGRRFEAGDMGPSTIVGSAAFNMFVIIGLCVAVVPDGESRRIRHPRVFAVTAFWSVFAYVWLFVILSWSSPGEVEVWEALLTFLFFPLCVLQAWLADRRLLFYRYAGRGREGKAKYRAGKSRGVLVGAEDTVGQEAGDFRMAGGGTDLESDVEEEERRDMARVFKDMRQRYPGKDMEQLMELANYQVLVQQQKSRAFYRIQATRMMIGAGNVLKKHAADQARRALSGKSTRCGSGAGLAEDQGHWTEIEFEHTHYQCFENCGTVSLWVVCKRAEDGGAVQVDYRTEDGTANAGSDYESAEGTLIFQAGEVKKELRLGIIDDDVFEEDEHFYVQLSNPRRARGVREGQGRVRLGTGKRATVTIFDDDHAGIFSFETGSMRVSESIGTMRAKVVRGSGARGKVVIPYRTSEGTAKAGEDYLEVTGKVEFQNDETMRFIEIQIIDDEEYEKNKNFFIELGEPEIQRGGDTSKKWVVPNKGSEEIAGSPSLGEHWKMEVIIEESYEFKSTVDKLIKKANLALVVGSSSWREQFVSAVTVSAGDDDDEESSEEGLPSCCDYIMHFLTVFWKVLFAFVPPTEYWGGWACFLVSICIIGILTAVTGDLAAHFGCTVGLKDSVTAVVFVALGTSVPDTFASKVAAVQDPFADASIGNVTGSNAVNVFLGLGIAWSIAAIYWAGKGQTFLVDPGSLAFSVTLFTGLSIICLSTLLYRRRQAIGGELGGPWIPKVFTSLLFLSLWLLYILLASLEAYCHIKGF